In Osmerus mordax isolate fOsmMor3 chromosome 24, fOsmMor3.pri, whole genome shotgun sequence, the following are encoded in one genomic region:
- the susd1 gene encoding sushi domain-containing protein 1 isoform X2: protein MHLEMKRWGAAVVTAACLLCALSDFQVAGQIVDVCATCHANATCEDKPGGSGKVCNCMYGFVGNGRIYCQDKDECKIGATKICGLHTSCHNTYGSYYCTCQAGYSPSNSLVIFIPNDGTHCQDIDECRIPGICGEGGKCRNLQGGFNCHCQVGYKVHNGTEPFHPRHDQAFCKVIDCGDPPSVTDAVQLSGTGKHYGSVARFGCEKGFLWKSGDNTSVCGVDGQWIVPSLVCEEVDCGVPPGLPHSFMLWDNRSSMGSKVVYRCSSGYHNVGEGNVSVCTASGQWNKTKFLCQEVSCGDPVILPHTGQMWNGKTTPGSHVFYYCKKGFFIEGGANLSHCTERGSWTRPSLSCKEIACGDPPALPHTKQVWGGHSNLGSNVSYYCKDGFYREKGSNVSFCAETGYWTHSTLSCKEVDCGVPPDLPHSVMLWDNRSSMGSEVVYQCSSGYHNVGEGNGSVCTAGGQWNKTTFLCQEVDCGEPPFRPHSKMIWDHVSRMNSVVYYLCDKGYFLSSGKDYTVCENTGFWEENDLHCEAKCGPAPYPVNSEVIWHNRSAVLHGCMKGHHSWKGSNMSVCDDTGKWQEATLRCRVNTDVICSDLLEIKPAISELAVFYDKCLRWKAEKYEEDTENYRVVFSGFRTYQRNFHDKRKMALGSDEDQLEVCLDLLPVTNYTITVTAVSARFTSTISANTSLQVPQAPEVFYREFETPFPNLWLRRSASTLDPISYYQVFVLPLEGTLVFDCASPKNPDFLRQRGLHGQYITAQVHLKNVGREMNFSVGDAHYYEGYYNAPLLYGTDYYIILRAVSQWRGAFKHSCVLWAKVRGTSYVMMMSAVFVSAAIGLLATVVIVGYLYTTFTKTHCCFRCGQSN from the exons ATGCATCTCGAGATGAAGCGctggggagcagctgttgtgacTGCTGCCTGTCTTCTGTGCGCCTTGTCAG ACTTCCAAGTGGCCGGTCagattgtggatgtgtgtgccacCTGTCACGCCAACGCTACCTGCGAGGACAAGCCAGGTGGCAGTGGGAAGGTGTGTAACTGCATGTATGGCTTTGTCGGAAACGGCAGAATTTACTGTCAAG ATAAAGATGAATGTAAAATAGGGGCCACGAAGATATGTGGATTGCACACTTCCTGCCATAATACCTACGGCAGCTACTACTGTACCTGTCAGGCAGGATACAGCCCTTCCAACAGTCTGGTCATCTTCATCCCCAACGATGGCACCCACTGCCAGG aCATCGATGAGTGTAGGATACCGGGGatctgtggagaggggggtaaGTGCAGGAACCTGCAGGGGGGGTTTAACTGCCACTGCCAAGTCGGATACAAGGTTCACAATGGAACCGAGCCCTTTCACCCACGCCACGACCAAGCCTTCTGCAAAG TCATCGACTGTGGGGATCCCCCATCTGTGACTGATGCAGTCCAGCTGTCTGGCACAGGGAAACACTATGGAAGCGTCGCTAGGTTTGGCTGTGAGAAGGGCTTCCTCTGGAAGAGTGGAGAcaacacctctgtgtgtggggtggatgGCCAATGGATTGTCCCAAGTCTGGTCTGCGAAG AGGTTGACTGTGGTGTCCCCCCGGGTCTCCCTCACTCGTTCATGTTGTGGGATAACAGGTCCAGCATGGGCTCTAAGGTGGTGTATCGGTGTAGCTCTGGGTATCACAATGTGGGAGAGGGAAACGTCTCGGTGTGCACTGCCAGTGGGCAGTGGAACAAAACAAAGTTTTTATGTCAAG AGGTGTCATGTGGAGATCCTGTAATACTGCCCCACACTGGACAAATGTGGAATGGCAAAACCACCCCTGGAAGCCATGTATTCTACTACTGTAAGAAAGGATTTTTTATTGAAGGTGGAGCAAATCTGTCCCACTGTACAGAAAGGGGTTCCTGGACTAGGCCAAGCTTATCATGCAAAG AAATAGCTTGTGGGGATCCCCCTGCTCTGCCTCACACCAAgcaggtgtggggggggcactCTAACCTGGGCAGCAATGTGTCCTATTACTGTAAAGATGGATTCTATCGTGAGAAAGGAAGCAATGTGTCCTTTTGTGCAGAAACTGGTTACTGGACTCATTCAACATTGTCATGCAAAG AGGTTGACTGTGGTGTCCCCCCCGATCTCCCTCACTCGGTCATGTTGTGGGATAACAGGTCCAGCATGGGCTCTGAGGTGGTGTATCAGTGTAGCTCTGGGTATCACAATGTGGGAGAGGGAAACGGCTCGGTTTGCACTGCCGGTGGGCAGTGGAACAAAACAACGTTTCTGTGTCAAG AGGTTGACTGTGGGGAGCCTCCATTTAGACCCCATTCTAAGATGATCTGGGACCATGTGTCAAGGATGAACAGTGTGGTTTACTACCTATGTGACAAAGGATATTTTCTCTCAAGTGGGAAAGACTATACTGTGTGTGAAAACACAGGCTTTTGGGAGGAGAATGATCTACATTGTGAAG CTAAATGTGGCCCTGCCCCATACCCTGTGAATTCTGAAGTGATTTGGCACAACAGGAGTGCTGTCCTCCATGGCTGCATGAAGGGACACCACAGCTGGAAGGGCAgcaacatgtctgtgtgtgacgacACTGGGAAGTGGCAGGAGGCCACATTGAGATGTAGAG TTAACACAGATGTTATCTGCTCGGACCTTCTAGAAATCAAGCCAGCCATCAGCGAACTGGCGGTTTTTTATGACAAATGCTTAAGATGGAAAGCAGAGAAATACGAAGAGGACACCGAAAATTACAGA GTAGTATTCAGTGGATTCAGAACCTATCAAAGGAACTTTCATGATAAGAGGAAGATGGCCCTGGGCTCTGATGAAGACCAACTGGAAGTATGCCTGGATCTGCTTCCTGTTACTAACTATACCATCACAGTCACTGCGGTGTCTGCCAGGTTCACCTCCACTATCTCAGCGAACACCAGTTTACAAG TTCCTCAAGCACCAGAAGTCTTCTACAGGGAATTTGAAACCCCGTTCCCCAATCTGTGGCTACGCCGATCGGCCAGCACTCTAGACCCAATCAG TTATTACCAGGTGTTTGTCTTGCCTCTGGAGGGAACCCTTGTGTTCGACTGCGCCTCTCCCAAGAACCCAGACTTCCTACGCCAGAGGGGCCTCCATGGACAGTACATCACAGCACAAGTCCATCTGAAGAatgtagggagagagatgaacttCAGTGTGGGGGATGCACACTACTATGAAGGGTACTACAATGCTCCCTTACTGTACGGCACAGATTACTACATCATTTTACGAGCTGTCAGTCAGTGGAGAGGG GCTTTTAAACATTCTTGTGTTCTTTGGGCAAAAGTGAGAG GAACATCTTACGTGATGATGATGTCAGCAGTTTTTGTTAGTGCAGCAATTGGACTTTTGGCCACGGTCGTTATTGTAGGATACTTGTATACTACTTTTACAAAGACGCACTGTTGTTTTAGATGTGGTCAATccaattaa
- the susd1 gene encoding sushi domain-containing protein 1 isoform X3, translated as MAPTARTSMSVGYRGSVERGVSAGTCRGGLTATAKSDTRFTMEPSPFTHATTKPSAKNPFLWYKCLSVIDCGDPPSVTDAVQLSGTGKHYGSVARFGCEKGFLWKSGDNTSVCGVDGQWIVPSLVCEEVDCGVPPGLPHSFMLWDNRSSMGSKVVYRCSSGYHNVGEGNVSVCTASGQWNKTKFLCQEVSCGDPVILPHTGQMWNGKTTPGSHVFYYCKKGFFIEGGANLSHCTERGSWTRPSLSCKEIACGDPPALPHTKQVWGGHSNLGSNVSYYCKDGFYREKGSNVSFCAETGYWTHSTLSCKEVDCGVPPDLPHSVMLWDNRSSMGSEVVYQCSSGYHNVGEGNGSVCTAGGQWNKTTFLCQEVDCGEPPFRPHSKMIWDHVSRMNSVVYYLCDKGYFLSSGKDYTVCENTGFWEENDLHCEEISCGQPQILQYTNILWDNTTGLGSMVEYVCMDGFYKDSGNSLSACRKSGEWEKVTLKCKAKCGPAPYPVNSEVIWHNRSAVLHGCMKGHHSWKGSNMSVCDDTGKWQEATLRCRVNTDVICSDLLEIKPAISELAVFYDKCLRWKAEKYEEDTENYRVVFSGFRTYQRNFHDKRKMALGSDEDQLEVCLDLLPVTNYTITVTAVSARFTSTISANTSLQVPQAPEVFYREFETPFPNLWLRRSASTLDPISYYQVFVLPLEGTLVFDCASPKNPDFLRQRGLHGQYITAQVHLKNVGREMNFSVGDAHYYEGYYNAPLLYGTDYYIILRAVSQWRGAFKHSCVLWAKVRGTSYVMMMSAVFVSAAIGLLATVVIVGYLYTTFTKTHCCFRCGQSN; from the exons ATGGCACCCACTGCCAGG aCATCGATGAGTGTAGGATACCGGGGatctgtggagaggggggtaaGTGCAGGAACCTGCAGGGGGGGTTTAACTGCCACTGCCAAGTCGGATACAAGGTTCACAATGGAACCGAGCCCTTTCACCCACGCCACGACCAAGCCTTCTGCAAAG AATCCTTTTCTATGGTACAAATGTCTTTCAGTCATCGACTGTGGGGATCCCCCATCTGTGACTGATGCAGTCCAGCTGTCTGGCACAGGGAAACACTATGGAAGCGTCGCTAGGTTTGGCTGTGAGAAGGGCTTCCTCTGGAAGAGTGGAGAcaacacctctgtgtgtggggtggatgGCCAATGGATTGTCCCAAGTCTGGTCTGCGAAG AGGTTGACTGTGGTGTCCCCCCGGGTCTCCCTCACTCGTTCATGTTGTGGGATAACAGGTCCAGCATGGGCTCTAAGGTGGTGTATCGGTGTAGCTCTGGGTATCACAATGTGGGAGAGGGAAACGTCTCGGTGTGCACTGCCAGTGGGCAGTGGAACAAAACAAAGTTTTTATGTCAAG AGGTGTCATGTGGAGATCCTGTAATACTGCCCCACACTGGACAAATGTGGAATGGCAAAACCACCCCTGGAAGCCATGTATTCTACTACTGTAAGAAAGGATTTTTTATTGAAGGTGGAGCAAATCTGTCCCACTGTACAGAAAGGGGTTCCTGGACTAGGCCAAGCTTATCATGCAAAG AAATAGCTTGTGGGGATCCCCCTGCTCTGCCTCACACCAAgcaggtgtggggggggcactCTAACCTGGGCAGCAATGTGTCCTATTACTGTAAAGATGGATTCTATCGTGAGAAAGGAAGCAATGTGTCCTTTTGTGCAGAAACTGGTTACTGGACTCATTCAACATTGTCATGCAAAG AGGTTGACTGTGGTGTCCCCCCCGATCTCCCTCACTCGGTCATGTTGTGGGATAACAGGTCCAGCATGGGCTCTGAGGTGGTGTATCAGTGTAGCTCTGGGTATCACAATGTGGGAGAGGGAAACGGCTCGGTTTGCACTGCCGGTGGGCAGTGGAACAAAACAACGTTTCTGTGTCAAG AGGTTGACTGTGGGGAGCCTCCATTTAGACCCCATTCTAAGATGATCTGGGACCATGTGTCAAGGATGAACAGTGTGGTTTACTACCTATGTGACAAAGGATATTTTCTCTCAAGTGGGAAAGACTATACTGTGTGTGAAAACACAGGCTTTTGGGAGGAGAATGATCTACATTGTGAAG AGATAAGTTGTGGTCAACCACAAATCCTTCAATATACTAACATACTGTGGGACAATACAACTGGACTGGGGAGTATggttgagtatgtgtgtatggatggATTTTACAAAGACTCTGGAAACAGTCTCTCAGCCTGTAGAAAATcaggagagtgggagaaggtTACATTGAAATGCAAAG CTAAATGTGGCCCTGCCCCATACCCTGTGAATTCTGAAGTGATTTGGCACAACAGGAGTGCTGTCCTCCATGGCTGCATGAAGGGACACCACAGCTGGAAGGGCAgcaacatgtctgtgtgtgacgacACTGGGAAGTGGCAGGAGGCCACATTGAGATGTAGAG TTAACACAGATGTTATCTGCTCGGACCTTCTAGAAATCAAGCCAGCCATCAGCGAACTGGCGGTTTTTTATGACAAATGCTTAAGATGGAAAGCAGAGAAATACGAAGAGGACACCGAAAATTACAGA GTAGTATTCAGTGGATTCAGAACCTATCAAAGGAACTTTCATGATAAGAGGAAGATGGCCCTGGGCTCTGATGAAGACCAACTGGAAGTATGCCTGGATCTGCTTCCTGTTACTAACTATACCATCACAGTCACTGCGGTGTCTGCCAGGTTCACCTCCACTATCTCAGCGAACACCAGTTTACAAG TTCCTCAAGCACCAGAAGTCTTCTACAGGGAATTTGAAACCCCGTTCCCCAATCTGTGGCTACGCCGATCGGCCAGCACTCTAGACCCAATCAG TTATTACCAGGTGTTTGTCTTGCCTCTGGAGGGAACCCTTGTGTTCGACTGCGCCTCTCCCAAGAACCCAGACTTCCTACGCCAGAGGGGCCTCCATGGACAGTACATCACAGCACAAGTCCATCTGAAGAatgtagggagagagatgaacttCAGTGTGGGGGATGCACACTACTATGAAGGGTACTACAATGCTCCCTTACTGTACGGCACAGATTACTACATCATTTTACGAGCTGTCAGTCAGTGGAGAGGG GCTTTTAAACATTCTTGTGTTCTTTGGGCAAAAGTGAGAG GAACATCTTACGTGATGATGATGTCAGCAGTTTTTGTTAGTGCAGCAATTGGACTTTTGGCCACGGTCGTTATTGTAGGATACTTGTATACTACTTTTACAAAGACGCACTGTTGTTTTAGATGTGGTCAATccaattaa
- the susd1 gene encoding sushi domain-containing protein 1 isoform X4 produces MHLEMKRWGAAVVTAACLLCALSDFQVAGQIVDVCATCHANATCEDKPGGSGKVCNCMYGFVGNGRIYCQDKDECKIGATKICGLHTSCHNTYGSYYCTCQAGYSPSNSLVIFIPNDGTHCQDIDECRIPGICGEGGKCRNLQGGFNCHCQVGYKVHNGTEPFHPRHDQAFCKVIDCGDPPSVTDAVQLSGTGKHYGSVARFGCEKGFLWKSGDNTSVCGVDGQWIVPSLVCEEIACGDPPALPHTKQVWGGHSNLGSNVSYYCKDGFYREKGSNVSFCAETGYWTHSTLSCKEVDCGVPPDLPHSVMLWDNRSSMGSEVVYQCSSGYHNVGEGNGSVCTAGGQWNKTTFLCQEVDCGEPPFRPHSKMIWDHVSRMNSVVYYLCDKGYFLSSGKDYTVCENTGFWEENDLHCEEISCGQPQILQYTNILWDNTTGLGSMVEYVCMDGFYKDSGNSLSACRKSGEWEKVTLKCKAKCGPAPYPVNSEVIWHNRSAVLHGCMKGHHSWKGSNMSVCDDTGKWQEATLRCRVNTDVICSDLLEIKPAISELAVFYDKCLRWKAEKYEEDTENYRVVFSGFRTYQRNFHDKRKMALGSDEDQLEVCLDLLPVTNYTITVTAVSARFTSTISANTSLQVPQAPEVFYREFETPFPNLWLRRSASTLDPISYYQVFVLPLEGTLVFDCASPKNPDFLRQRGLHGQYITAQVHLKNVGREMNFSVGDAHYYEGYYNAPLLYGTDYYIILRAVSQWRGAFKHSCVLWAKVRGTSYVMMMSAVFVSAAIGLLATVVIVGYLYTTFTKTHCCFRCGQSN; encoded by the exons ATGCATCTCGAGATGAAGCGctggggagcagctgttgtgacTGCTGCCTGTCTTCTGTGCGCCTTGTCAG ACTTCCAAGTGGCCGGTCagattgtggatgtgtgtgccacCTGTCACGCCAACGCTACCTGCGAGGACAAGCCAGGTGGCAGTGGGAAGGTGTGTAACTGCATGTATGGCTTTGTCGGAAACGGCAGAATTTACTGTCAAG ATAAAGATGAATGTAAAATAGGGGCCACGAAGATATGTGGATTGCACACTTCCTGCCATAATACCTACGGCAGCTACTACTGTACCTGTCAGGCAGGATACAGCCCTTCCAACAGTCTGGTCATCTTCATCCCCAACGATGGCACCCACTGCCAGG aCATCGATGAGTGTAGGATACCGGGGatctgtggagaggggggtaaGTGCAGGAACCTGCAGGGGGGGTTTAACTGCCACTGCCAAGTCGGATACAAGGTTCACAATGGAACCGAGCCCTTTCACCCACGCCACGACCAAGCCTTCTGCAAAG TCATCGACTGTGGGGATCCCCCATCTGTGACTGATGCAGTCCAGCTGTCTGGCACAGGGAAACACTATGGAAGCGTCGCTAGGTTTGGCTGTGAGAAGGGCTTCCTCTGGAAGAGTGGAGAcaacacctctgtgtgtggggtggatgGCCAATGGATTGTCCCAAGTCTGGTCTGCGAAG AAATAGCTTGTGGGGATCCCCCTGCTCTGCCTCACACCAAgcaggtgtggggggggcactCTAACCTGGGCAGCAATGTGTCCTATTACTGTAAAGATGGATTCTATCGTGAGAAAGGAAGCAATGTGTCCTTTTGTGCAGAAACTGGTTACTGGACTCATTCAACATTGTCATGCAAAG AGGTTGACTGTGGTGTCCCCCCCGATCTCCCTCACTCGGTCATGTTGTGGGATAACAGGTCCAGCATGGGCTCTGAGGTGGTGTATCAGTGTAGCTCTGGGTATCACAATGTGGGAGAGGGAAACGGCTCGGTTTGCACTGCCGGTGGGCAGTGGAACAAAACAACGTTTCTGTGTCAAG AGGTTGACTGTGGGGAGCCTCCATTTAGACCCCATTCTAAGATGATCTGGGACCATGTGTCAAGGATGAACAGTGTGGTTTACTACCTATGTGACAAAGGATATTTTCTCTCAAGTGGGAAAGACTATACTGTGTGTGAAAACACAGGCTTTTGGGAGGAGAATGATCTACATTGTGAAG AGATAAGTTGTGGTCAACCACAAATCCTTCAATATACTAACATACTGTGGGACAATACAACTGGACTGGGGAGTATggttgagtatgtgtgtatggatggATTTTACAAAGACTCTGGAAACAGTCTCTCAGCCTGTAGAAAATcaggagagtgggagaaggtTACATTGAAATGCAAAG CTAAATGTGGCCCTGCCCCATACCCTGTGAATTCTGAAGTGATTTGGCACAACAGGAGTGCTGTCCTCCATGGCTGCATGAAGGGACACCACAGCTGGAAGGGCAgcaacatgtctgtgtgtgacgacACTGGGAAGTGGCAGGAGGCCACATTGAGATGTAGAG TTAACACAGATGTTATCTGCTCGGACCTTCTAGAAATCAAGCCAGCCATCAGCGAACTGGCGGTTTTTTATGACAAATGCTTAAGATGGAAAGCAGAGAAATACGAAGAGGACACCGAAAATTACAGA GTAGTATTCAGTGGATTCAGAACCTATCAAAGGAACTTTCATGATAAGAGGAAGATGGCCCTGGGCTCTGATGAAGACCAACTGGAAGTATGCCTGGATCTGCTTCCTGTTACTAACTATACCATCACAGTCACTGCGGTGTCTGCCAGGTTCACCTCCACTATCTCAGCGAACACCAGTTTACAAG TTCCTCAAGCACCAGAAGTCTTCTACAGGGAATTTGAAACCCCGTTCCCCAATCTGTGGCTACGCCGATCGGCCAGCACTCTAGACCCAATCAG TTATTACCAGGTGTTTGTCTTGCCTCTGGAGGGAACCCTTGTGTTCGACTGCGCCTCTCCCAAGAACCCAGACTTCCTACGCCAGAGGGGCCTCCATGGACAGTACATCACAGCACAAGTCCATCTGAAGAatgtagggagagagatgaacttCAGTGTGGGGGATGCACACTACTATGAAGGGTACTACAATGCTCCCTTACTGTACGGCACAGATTACTACATCATTTTACGAGCTGTCAGTCAGTGGAGAGGG GCTTTTAAACATTCTTGTGTTCTTTGGGCAAAAGTGAGAG GAACATCTTACGTGATGATGATGTCAGCAGTTTTTGTTAGTGCAGCAATTGGACTTTTGGCCACGGTCGTTATTGTAGGATACTTGTATACTACTTTTACAAAGACGCACTGTTGTTTTAGATGTGGTCAATccaattaa
- the susd1 gene encoding sushi domain-containing protein 1 isoform X5, whose amino-acid sequence MHLEMKRWGAAVVTAACLLCALSDFQVAGQIVDVCATCHANATCEDKPGGSGKVCNCMYGFVGNGRIYCQDKDECKIGATKICGLHTSCHNTYGSYYCTCQAGYSPSNSLVIFIPNDGTHCQDIDECRIPGICGEGGKCRNLQGGFNCHCQVGYKVHNGTEPFHPRHDQAFCKVIDCGDPPSVTDAVQLSGTGKHYGSVARFGCEKGFLWKSGDNTSVCGVDGQWIVPSLVCEEVDCGVPPDLPHSVMLWDNRSSMGSEVVYQCSSGYHNVGEGNGSVCTAGGQWNKTTFLCQEVDCGEPPFRPHSKMIWDHVSRMNSVVYYLCDKGYFLSSGKDYTVCENTGFWEENDLHCEEISCGQPQILQYTNILWDNTTGLGSMVEYVCMDGFYKDSGNSLSACRKSGEWEKVTLKCKAKCGPAPYPVNSEVIWHNRSAVLHGCMKGHHSWKGSNMSVCDDTGKWQEATLRCRVNTDVICSDLLEIKPAISELAVFYDKCLRWKAEKYEEDTENYRVVFSGFRTYQRNFHDKRKMALGSDEDQLEVCLDLLPVTNYTITVTAVSARFTSTISANTSLQVPQAPEVFYREFETPFPNLWLRRSASTLDPISYYQVFVLPLEGTLVFDCASPKNPDFLRQRGLHGQYITAQVHLKNVGREMNFSVGDAHYYEGYYNAPLLYGTDYYIILRAVSQWRGAFKHSCVLWAKVRGTSYVMMMSAVFVSAAIGLLATVVIVGYLYTTFTKTHCCFRCGQSN is encoded by the exons ATGCATCTCGAGATGAAGCGctggggagcagctgttgtgacTGCTGCCTGTCTTCTGTGCGCCTTGTCAG ACTTCCAAGTGGCCGGTCagattgtggatgtgtgtgccacCTGTCACGCCAACGCTACCTGCGAGGACAAGCCAGGTGGCAGTGGGAAGGTGTGTAACTGCATGTATGGCTTTGTCGGAAACGGCAGAATTTACTGTCAAG ATAAAGATGAATGTAAAATAGGGGCCACGAAGATATGTGGATTGCACACTTCCTGCCATAATACCTACGGCAGCTACTACTGTACCTGTCAGGCAGGATACAGCCCTTCCAACAGTCTGGTCATCTTCATCCCCAACGATGGCACCCACTGCCAGG aCATCGATGAGTGTAGGATACCGGGGatctgtggagaggggggtaaGTGCAGGAACCTGCAGGGGGGGTTTAACTGCCACTGCCAAGTCGGATACAAGGTTCACAATGGAACCGAGCCCTTTCACCCACGCCACGACCAAGCCTTCTGCAAAG TCATCGACTGTGGGGATCCCCCATCTGTGACTGATGCAGTCCAGCTGTCTGGCACAGGGAAACACTATGGAAGCGTCGCTAGGTTTGGCTGTGAGAAGGGCTTCCTCTGGAAGAGTGGAGAcaacacctctgtgtgtggggtggatgGCCAATGGATTGTCCCAAGTCTGGTCTGCGAAG AGGTTGACTGTGGTGTCCCCCCCGATCTCCCTCACTCGGTCATGTTGTGGGATAACAGGTCCAGCATGGGCTCTGAGGTGGTGTATCAGTGTAGCTCTGGGTATCACAATGTGGGAGAGGGAAACGGCTCGGTTTGCACTGCCGGTGGGCAGTGGAACAAAACAACGTTTCTGTGTCAAG AGGTTGACTGTGGGGAGCCTCCATTTAGACCCCATTCTAAGATGATCTGGGACCATGTGTCAAGGATGAACAGTGTGGTTTACTACCTATGTGACAAAGGATATTTTCTCTCAAGTGGGAAAGACTATACTGTGTGTGAAAACACAGGCTTTTGGGAGGAGAATGATCTACATTGTGAAG AGATAAGTTGTGGTCAACCACAAATCCTTCAATATACTAACATACTGTGGGACAATACAACTGGACTGGGGAGTATggttgagtatgtgtgtatggatggATTTTACAAAGACTCTGGAAACAGTCTCTCAGCCTGTAGAAAATcaggagagtgggagaaggtTACATTGAAATGCAAAG CTAAATGTGGCCCTGCCCCATACCCTGTGAATTCTGAAGTGATTTGGCACAACAGGAGTGCTGTCCTCCATGGCTGCATGAAGGGACACCACAGCTGGAAGGGCAgcaacatgtctgtgtgtgacgacACTGGGAAGTGGCAGGAGGCCACATTGAGATGTAGAG TTAACACAGATGTTATCTGCTCGGACCTTCTAGAAATCAAGCCAGCCATCAGCGAACTGGCGGTTTTTTATGACAAATGCTTAAGATGGAAAGCAGAGAAATACGAAGAGGACACCGAAAATTACAGA GTAGTATTCAGTGGATTCAGAACCTATCAAAGGAACTTTCATGATAAGAGGAAGATGGCCCTGGGCTCTGATGAAGACCAACTGGAAGTATGCCTGGATCTGCTTCCTGTTACTAACTATACCATCACAGTCACTGCGGTGTCTGCCAGGTTCACCTCCACTATCTCAGCGAACACCAGTTTACAAG TTCCTCAAGCACCAGAAGTCTTCTACAGGGAATTTGAAACCCCGTTCCCCAATCTGTGGCTACGCCGATCGGCCAGCACTCTAGACCCAATCAG TTATTACCAGGTGTTTGTCTTGCCTCTGGAGGGAACCCTTGTGTTCGACTGCGCCTCTCCCAAGAACCCAGACTTCCTACGCCAGAGGGGCCTCCATGGACAGTACATCACAGCACAAGTCCATCTGAAGAatgtagggagagagatgaacttCAGTGTGGGGGATGCACACTACTATGAAGGGTACTACAATGCTCCCTTACTGTACGGCACAGATTACTACATCATTTTACGAGCTGTCAGTCAGTGGAGAGGG GCTTTTAAACATTCTTGTGTTCTTTGGGCAAAAGTGAGAG GAACATCTTACGTGATGATGATGTCAGCAGTTTTTGTTAGTGCAGCAATTGGACTTTTGGCCACGGTCGTTATTGTAGGATACTTGTATACTACTTTTACAAAGACGCACTGTTGTTTTAGATGTGGTCAATccaattaa